The following DNA comes from Streptomyces sp. NBC_00690.
TCAGTGGGGCCGCCGAGCATCGCGGGGAACTTCCGCGGGAGGCCCTGGCGTTGGTCGAACGAGCGGTTACAGCCTGATCACGTGATGGCATCGGGACGCACTGCCCGTCAATGCGGCGCCCCGGGCCGTGCCATCATCGAGCATCGATCGACTGTGGAGTCCGAGTGGGGAGGGCGCGTGGCGATGGAGGCCGGCCCTCACGACACGGACCAGCAACAGCGGGACGCGGAGGACATCGCGCCCCGGCTGAGCCCCGACGGCCCCGATGACGAGGGTCAGCTCGCGGCCGAGGTCGAAGTGGAGCTCCGTCCCGCCCGTCGGCTCAGGATCTGGCAACTCGCCCCCATCGTCGCCCTCGCGGCCGTGGGCTCGCTGATGTTCGCCTTCCCCCTCGCCTTCGGTACGGGTGAGGGCGGCGCGGTCGTCGCCATGCTCGGTCTCCTCATTAGCTGCTGTGCCGCGGGCTGGGGAGTCATGGCCGCGCGCCGGGTCGGACACACCTGGCCCGGGCTGCCCGCCCGCGGTTCCGGGGAGCGCCCCGACTGGCGGGTTCTGGCGCTGTACGTGGGCGTGGGAGCGGTTCTCGTCGCCCTGGCGATCTGGCGAGTGGCCCGCCTCCGCTGATCGGCTTCCCCGCCGTCCCCATGAGACGCACCGCCTGGCCGCGAGATGGCGCCCCCCAGCCGGTCCGGATCGTCTCGTACCCATAATCCCTCGGTGATCACCGACCGCCGCCACCTCGTACGATGGACGGCGTGAGCACCACACAGCCCGCACCGATCGCCTTTCTCAAGGGGCACGGCACCGAGAACGACTTTGTGATCGTTCCGGACCCGGACAACGCCCTCGACATCCCTGCTGCCCTGGTGGCCAGCCTCTGCGACCGCAGGGCCGGCATCGGCGGCGACGGACTGCTTCACGTCGTCCGGTCCGCCGCCCATCCCGAGGCGCGCTCCATGGCCGGTGAGGCCGAGTGGTTCATGGACTACCGCAACGCCGACGGTTCCATCGCCGAGATGTGCGGCAACGGTGTACGGGTCTTCGCCCGCTACCTCCAGCGCGCCGGCCATGCCGCCGTCGGCGATCTCGCCGTCGCCACCCGGGCCGGGGTGAAGAAGGTCCACATCGCCAAGGGGACCGATGCGACGAACGGTGAGATCACCGTGCGCATGGGCCGTGCCGTACTGCCCGAGGAGACGGTCACCGTCACCGTCGGGGAGCGGGCCTGGCCCACTCGTCACGTCAACATGGGCAACCCCCACGCCATCGCCTTCGTCGAGGACCTCGACCATGCGGGGGACTTGCACTCTGAGCCCTCCCATGTGCCCGCGGCCGTCTACCCGGACGGGGTGAACATCGAGTTCGTCGTCGATCGGGGCGAGCGCCATGTCGCCATGCGGGTCCACGAACGAGGCTCGGGCGAGACCCGGTCCTGCGGGACGGGCGCCTGCGCGGTGGCGGTGGCCGCCGCCCGCCGCGACGGACTCGATCCGGCGATCACCCGTACCCCCGTCGCGTACGTCGTGGATCTGCCCGGCGGACGATTGGTGATCACGGAGCACCCGGACGGGGAGATCGATATGACCGGTCCGGCCGTGATCGTCGCTGAGGGTCACATCGAACCCCTCCTACTCGCACACTCCGAAACCAGCGCAGGATAGAGCTTCGCTCGAATGGGTGATCCGGTTCACGCTGGGCGAGAGCCGGACTGCTCCACGTGGTGGGCTCGGTAGCATCAAGCACCGGCCCGGAGGGCACTCCTGCTCTTGCCATCGCCGGTCGATTGCCGCCCGGAGGTGCCCCCATGAGTGCAGAGGCCGCCAACCCTGGTGCCCACAGCCGCAGGCGCGGCCGGCCCAGGATCGACCTCCGCAGGTTGGGACGTGCCGCGCTCCTCGGGCCGACCACCCGCGATCGGTTGTCCGACGCGATCGGGCACGTCGCCGATGCCCACCGCGCCCATCACCCGGACGCCGACCTCGCCATCCTCCATCGGGCATACGTCCTGGCGGAGTCGTCGCACCGAGGTCAGTTCCGCAAGAGCGGCGAGGCTTACATCACCCATCCCCTCGCGGTCACCCTGATCCTCGCCGAACTCGGCGCGGAGACCACCACCTTGACCGCCTCACTCCTCCACGACACCGTGGAGGACACCGATGTGACCCTCCATCAGGTGAAGTCCGAGTTCGGCGCCGAAGTGGCCTATCTCGTCGACGGGGTCACCAAACTGGAGAAAGTCGACTACGGGGCTGCGGCCGAACCCGAGACCTTCCGCAAGATGCTCGTCGCCACCGGCAACGACGTCCGGGTGATGTCGATCAAGCTGGCCGACCGGCTGCACAACATGCGCACCCTCGGCGTGATGCGCCCCGAGAAGCAGGAACGGATCGCCAAGGTCACCCGCGACTTCCTGATCCCGCTGGCTGAACGCCTCGGCGTCCAGGCGCTCAAGACAGAACTGGAAGACCTCGTCTTCGCGATCCTCCACCCCGAGGAGTACGAGCGGACCCGCCTGCTCATCGCGGAGAACCCCACCGCAGGGGTGGCGCTGGACGCGATGGCCCAGAACTTCCGTGCCGTGCTGCGCGAAGCGGGCATCGCCGCCGAAGTCGTCATCAGGCCCCGGCACTTCGTCTCCGTACACCGGGTGAGCCTCAAGCGCGGCGAACTGCGCGGAACGGACTTCGGACGGCTACTCGTGCTCGTCGGCGAGGACGCCGACTGCTATGCGGTCCTCGGGGAACTGCACACCTGCTTCACGCCGGTGATCTCCGAGTTCAAGGACTTCATCGCCGCACCCAAGTTCAACCTCTATCAGTCCCTCCACACCGCTGTCGCCGGCACGGACGGCTCGGTCGCCGAAGTCCTCATCCGCACCCACCAGATGCACAGGGTCGCCGAGGCCGGAGTGATCGCCCTCGGCAATCCCTACACGTCCACCGAGTCCCCGGACGCGCCCGACCGGACCCCCGGCGGCCTTGACCAGGACGACGAGGAACGCAGGGACCCCACCAGGCCAGGATGGCTCTCCCGACTCCTCGAATGGCAGGAGTCCACCCCCGATTCGGACGCCTTCTGGTCCTCCTTGCGCGCAGATCTTGCCCAGGACCGCGAGATCACCGTCTTCCGCGCCGACGGCCAGATGCTCGGTCTCCCCGTCGGCGCGAGCTGTGTCGACGCCGCCTATGCGCAGTACGGCGAGCGGGCCCACGCCTGTATCGGAGCCCACGTCAACGGTCGTTTGGCAACGCTGAGTACGGTGCTCAGGGACGGTGACACCGTCCATCTGCTGTTCGCCCACGACACCCATACGGCACCGGCCCCCTCGCCGACCGGGGTGATCCAGGGCGGCCCAGGCGCGCCGGACGCAGCCTCCGGGCCCTCTCCGCAATGGCTGGACCACGCTCGTACTCC
Coding sequences within:
- the dapF gene encoding diaminopimelate epimerase, whose protein sequence is MDGVSTTQPAPIAFLKGHGTENDFVIVPDPDNALDIPAALVASLCDRRAGIGGDGLLHVVRSAAHPEARSMAGEAEWFMDYRNADGSIAEMCGNGVRVFARYLQRAGHAAVGDLAVATRAGVKKVHIAKGTDATNGEITVRMGRAVLPEETVTVTVGERAWPTRHVNMGNPHAIAFVEDLDHAGDLHSEPSHVPAAVYPDGVNIEFVVDRGERHVAMRVHERGSGETRSCGTGACAVAVAAARRDGLDPAITRTPVAYVVDLPGGRLVITEHPDGEIDMTGPAVIVAEGHIEPLLLAHSETSAG
- a CDS encoding RelA/SpoT family protein, translating into MSAEAANPGAHSRRRGRPRIDLRRLGRAALLGPTTRDRLSDAIGHVADAHRAHHPDADLAILHRAYVLAESSHRGQFRKSGEAYITHPLAVTLILAELGAETTTLTASLLHDTVEDTDVTLHQVKSEFGAEVAYLVDGVTKLEKVDYGAAAEPETFRKMLVATGNDVRVMSIKLADRLHNMRTLGVMRPEKQERIAKVTRDFLIPLAERLGVQALKTELEDLVFAILHPEEYERTRLLIAENPTAGVALDAMAQNFRAVLREAGIAAEVVIRPRHFVSVHRVSLKRGELRGTDFGRLLVLVGEDADCYAVLGELHTCFTPVISEFKDFIAAPKFNLYQSLHTAVAGTDGSVAEVLIRTHQMHRVAEAGVIALGNPYTSTESPDAPDRTPGGLDQDDEERRDPTRPGWLSRLLEWQESTPDSDAFWSSLRADLAQDREITVFRADGQMLGLPVGASCVDAAYAQYGERAHACIGAHVNGRLATLSTVLRDGDTVHLLFAHDTHTAPAPSPTGVIQGGPGAPDAASGPSPQWLDHARTPAARIAIASWLKAHPEGAAPQAAPPRRSVPVTPDTTPSTAVNAVVDLPDTTVRLAGCCTPVPPDAVTGFAVRGGVVTVHREQCAAVTRMKSLERRPIPVRWGEAAACRVTLVAESFGRPHLLADLTEAIAIEGAAIVSATVEPPSQQRVRHTYTLQLPDAAGLPALMRAMRAVPGVYDVARRQRPAPTG